From the genome of Sulfuricurvum sp., one region includes:
- a CDS encoding IS1182 family transposase, which translates to MGNLYKEGENRKQQIFFPPSIDEYVSADNPVRAIEDYVELLDMIELGFTKAALNSSDGQPAYHPKLLLKIYIYGYLNKVRSSRRLEVEIKRNIEMMWLCVGLQPSYKTIANFRKENSKALKKVFREFVLLCRDIDLVTGELVAIDGAFLRANASKNQLISKKNVVSDLAKIDEKIDEYLNALNFSDNSDKTEQPLKPTANYLSKMKTKKAKLDKDLALLEKMGVTQYNRTDPDAKKMVKPSHNLMAYNSQIAVDSEHKLIVATDVSSEGQDYHQLYPMAKEAKAILDQDHLNVVADAGYYGGKQVNNCKKENITPYLSIPDKQKGREKKGFFPQDAFTYDPSNDLFICPNQKELHKSTAVQIGQDDTRYYFYGAAIKSCSTCPIRSQCIPDKSRFKKISISEYYQTVKEHARMMQTAHAKNVINKRAAICEHPFGTIKQTLGWSHFLVRGIEKVSGENALIMFIYNFRRVLNLIGQNLFRQLISALKNNENIDAIKTEIALQIAVSIEIWTVLVQILQLNGFRYDFWDLKAKSV; encoded by the coding sequence ATGGGCAATCTTTACAAAGAAGGTGAAAATCGGAAGCAGCAAATATTTTTTCCGCCAAGTATTGATGAGTATGTAAGTGCGGATAATCCTGTCAGAGCTATAGAGGATTATGTTGAGTTGCTTGATATGATTGAATTAGGGTTTACCAAGGCTGCATTAAATTCATCCGATGGACAACCGGCGTACCATCCAAAACTATTGCTCAAGATTTACATCTATGGTTATCTCAATAAGGTCCGCAGCTCAAGACGGTTGGAAGTGGAAATAAAACGTAATATAGAAATGATGTGGCTCTGTGTCGGCTTGCAACCGAGCTATAAAACAATTGCCAATTTTCGAAAAGAAAACAGCAAAGCCCTTAAAAAAGTGTTTCGAGAGTTCGTTTTATTGTGTAGGGATATAGATTTAGTTACAGGTGAGCTGGTAGCGATTGATGGGGCTTTTTTAAGAGCGAATGCTTCTAAAAATCAGTTGATCAGCAAAAAAAATGTTGTGAGTGATTTAGCCAAAATCGATGAAAAGATCGATGAGTATCTCAACGCACTGAATTTTTCCGATAATTCTGACAAAACAGAACAACCGTTGAAACCGACAGCGAATTATCTTTCCAAGATGAAAACAAAAAAGGCTAAACTCGATAAGGATCTAGCACTGCTCGAAAAGATGGGCGTCACTCAATACAATAGAACCGATCCAGATGCAAAAAAAATGGTTAAACCCAGCCATAATCTCATGGCGTATAACAGTCAAATCGCTGTTGACAGCGAGCACAAACTCATAGTAGCAACCGATGTGAGTTCAGAAGGACAAGATTATCATCAGCTCTATCCAATGGCAAAAGAGGCTAAAGCCATCTTGGATCAAGATCATTTAAACGTCGTTGCCGATGCCGGTTATTATGGTGGCAAGCAAGTCAATAATTGTAAGAAAGAGAACATTACCCCCTATTTGAGTATTCCAGACAAACAAAAGGGTCGCGAGAAAAAAGGATTTTTTCCTCAAGATGCGTTTACCTATGATCCATCAAACGATTTATTTATCTGTCCTAATCAAAAAGAGTTGCACAAAAGCACTGCCGTACAAATAGGACAAGACGATACACGATATTATTTCTATGGTGCGGCCATAAAAAGTTGTAGCACCTGCCCGATCCGAAGCCAATGTATCCCGGACAAATCAAGATTTAAAAAAATATCTATTTCAGAATATTACCAAACCGTTAAAGAACATGCTCGGATGATGCAAACCGCCCACGCTAAAAACGTCATCAATAAAAGAGCTGCCATTTGCGAACACCCTTTCGGTACAATCAAACAGACATTGGGCTGGTCACACTTTCTTGTGAGAGGTATAGAAAAAGTTTCAGGTGAAAACGCTTTGATCATGTTCATATACAACTTCAGACGCGTACTCAATTTAATTGGCCAAAACTTGTTCAGACAACTGATAAGTGCATTGAAAAACAATGAAAATATTGATGCCATAAAGACTGAAATAGCATTGCAGATTGCCGTATCTATTGAGATTTGGACTGTTTTAGTACAAATTCTTCAACTCAATGGGTTTAGATATGATTTTTGGGATCTCAAAGCTAAATCAGTCTGA